From Rissa tridactyla isolate bRisTri1 chromosome 7, bRisTri1.patW.cur.20221130, whole genome shotgun sequence, a single genomic window includes:
- the LOC128912654 gene encoding protein mono-ADP-ribosyltransferase PARP14-like isoform X2, with protein sequence MASWGSRAFPLLVRGDWGAAEPSPALRKKLLCYFKSQRRSGGGECELRDAAAPGDLLVCFAQPEVKQQVLERQSHQLYLGEKGVLKFIVTEPETALAAEGEAFEEELVPTKTLDSMGNLQTKVEDDAEALQKAESSVPNNELQEEPGSAKSIAEKSAETSPSVVFENIQGCSLKCLSMLLESISGLAVDDDFTVEVIPDINVAVATFIKSIDAEEFVKKCSQNKKVNELKITARLLELTRSIKAENVPASVSAECISVYFQSPQNGGGPVSDVQLFPEKNAAIITFCDHKDLNTVLEKQHLLEQKPISVHPYYHSLGTALYGEGRPTVKMPDPIGVPLDPYVWQFLQKQAKLIQDINQEMAICHCELKWPRIVCANPEIMLCPSSSLSKQKKTKIKLVKTWKQDALAEFSRIMASYIAIKCKVNSVGWKDVKNRLVKDVALIITDISEEMVVIAGSKAAVDSAEKEVRKCMEKPMNQSEKDKESIEIYVSVNPGRYAVMKNAGLEKNIHKECPCLKIVYDDTKKTVQLCGLPVEVYKVKADLLEKVLNMPRTSVTVDPYVFCYLQHVDNKPVSEILFTRKKINAFYELEGDTVLLFGNAAKDLLEAEKQLKTGLQQKCINVEDGEVIKKQHWGSLLAFLRKKYSSPQENVVIDEPVGKENKVIIAGFSKPVTEVYQKLNDFIDRNTHMEKVILAKSLAEVQFVEKEKSSVYLELKKKGVTVCFDTKTLCISLSGSRAEVPKAVATFEKILSSLYLKSVPINTPGARVFFTEREDSCVFEAKQKFNCLIRLEEEQEQQQQMGEKVVNNEQRKLYYKKVLPDGVVVAVYKADLCTYPVDVVVNASNEDLKHIGGLAEALFKAAGPELQQECDELVRRNGRLQPGCAVILGAGKLPCKNVIHAVGPRWRKDDPEKCVFLLRKTVKKSLQLAETYNHRSIALPAISGGIFGFPLELCTYSIVSSIKETLEESMGASSLKEVHLVDGAEETVQALSETVKTVFTSSVLPTPHLGNGKLRESQEKRKEDLQMVMTNEGLLIRVEKKNIQEATTDIIVNSVGVDLNFGTGPLCKALLAKAGPALEEEFDKEIDRVFADEGSVLCTSGCALACKYVFHAIVPSWDGLTGETLKILEGIIYSCLKKTEELGLNSITFPAIGTGGFGYPKTLVSELMFDKVFEFSSSHARKTLQEVHFLLSPKDLDNIQVFTTELERRVAESCNAAAPWASFVRPVSTEVLGVHEMQVGSVTLQVITGDITKEDTEVIVNVTNSTFDATTGVFRAIMDAAGSQVEKECAQYAGLSENGMVITQGGKLLCKKIMHLINAKNVKLEVSIVLEECEQRKYKSVSFPAIGTGQAGQSPAKVADEMLDAIVEFASKTSVQHLKKIKIIIFETNMLRYFYESMKKKESSDSSITVFSGKTDKKKPTVLEKKVDLATFQICGESKKNVDATELWIKNLILKEQFENIISDELIENFDERQIDTLADLQRRKHVTIHLENKHSPHHIKISGISRDVCFVSVEVQKMIQKIKDTEEERSKAELVYNLVEWRYPGSNGNFVAFDKLTNMQLEDAQIAKKPHLTVEINKKNYNVDLNTLQANDDQGKTINIQRVPKNEDKQSIMLPAQWEDMKEERVKLVNLKPSCQEYLEVQNKFRKTCPNFVIEKIERIQNPFLWQTYQIKKKSLCKKNKYQSNEKWLFHGTAASSLSTINYNGFNRGFAGKNAAVIGNGTYFAVNASYSAQNTYSRPDMNGRRYMYLARVLTGQYCAGCKGLITPPPKDPADPTDLYDSVVDDVDSPKMFVIFNDIQAYPEYLITFRK encoded by the exons ATGGCCAGCTGGGGGTCGCGCGCCTTCCCGCTGCTGGTGCGGGGCGACTGGGGCGCCGCCGAGCCCTCGCCCGCCCTGAGGAAGAAGCTGCTCTGCTACTTCAAGAGCCAGCGGCGCTCGGGCGGCGGCGAGTGCGAGCTGAGGgacgccgccgcccccggggacCTCCTCGTCTGCTTTGCCCAGCCCGAGG tgAAGCAACAAGTTCTTGAGAGACAGTCTCATCAGCTGTATTTGGGAGAAAAAGGAGTATTGAAGTTTATTGTCACAGAGCCTGAAACAGCACTGGCTGCTGAAGGGGAGGCATTTGAAGAGGAATTAGTTCCCACAAAG actCTGGATTCCATGGGCAACCTTCAAACAAAAG TTGAAGATGATGCAGAAGCCTTGCAGAAAGCAGAGAGTTCTGTTCCGAACAATGAACTCCAGGAGGAACCTGGCTCTGCGAAGAGCATTGCAGAAAAGTCCGCAGAGACCTCGCCTTCGGTGGTGTTTGAAAACATACAAGGATGCAGTCTAAAATGCTTAAGTATGCTGTTGGAAAGCATCAGCGGCCTGGCAGTAGATGATGACTTCACTGTGGAAGTGATACCTGATATAAATGTTGCTGTAGCTACCTTTATAAAAAGTATCG ACGCTGAAGAATTTGTCAAGAAGTGCTCACAAAACAAGAAAGTTAACGAATTGAAAATAACTGCCAGGCTTCTTGAATTGACCCGGAGCATCAAGGCTGAAAATGTACCGGCTAGCGTTTCCGCAGAGTGCATCTCAGTTTACTTTCAGAGTCCACAGAATGGAGGGGGGCCCGTGTCAGATGTCCAGCTCTTCCCTGAGAAGAACGCGGCCATCATTACTTTCTGTGATCACAAAG ATCTAAACACTGTcttggaaaagcagcatttactGGAACAGAAACCAATTTCTGTGCATCCATATTACCACTCCCTGGGAACAGCTCTCTATGGAGAAGGAAGACCAACTGTCAAGATGCCAGACCCCATTGGGGTGCCACTGGATCCGTATGTCTGGCAGTTTTTACAAAAGCAGGCTAAACTGATCCAAGACATAAACCAGGAAATGGCAATTTGCCATTGTGAGCTAAAATGGCCCCGGATAGTCTGTGCTAACCCAGAAATTATGTTGTGCCCATCATCATCTCTctccaagcagaaaaaaacaaagattaAGTTGGTCAAGACATGGAAGCAAGATGCTTTGGCTGAGTTCTCGCGTATCATGGCATCTTACATAGCTATCAAATGTAAAGTAAATTCAGTGGGTTGGAAAGATGTGAAAAACAGATTGGTGAAAGATGTTGCTTTGATCATAACTGATATTTCTGAGGAGATGGTGGTGATTgcaggcagcaaagcagcagtggACAGTGCAGAGAAGGAGGTGAGGAAATGCATGGAAAAACCCATGAATCAAAGCGAGAAGGATAAAGAAAGCATAGAAATTTATGTGTCTGTGAACCCAGGGAGGTATGCTGTTATGAAGAATGCTGGGCTAGAAAAGAATATTCACAAAGAATGTCCGTGCTTAAAGATTGTTTACGATGACACAAAAAAAACTGTTCAGTTGTGTGGATTACCTGTGGAAGTATATAAAGTCAAAGCTGACTTATTAGAAAAGGTATTAAATATGCCACGCACATCAGTCACCGTTGATCCTTATGTTTTCTGCTATCTACAGCATGTAGATAATAAACCAGTGTCGGAGATATTattcactaggaaaaaaattaatgctttttatGAGCTTGAGGGTGATACTGTGTTGCTATTTGGAAATGCTGCCAAAGATCttttagaagcagaaaagcaaCTAAAGACAGGCTTACAGCAAAAGTGCATCAACGTGGAGGATGGTGAGGTCATTAAAAAGCAGCACTGGGGTAGTCTTCTTGCCTTCTTGCGTAAGAAGTACAGTTCTCCACAGGAAAATGTAGTCATTGATGAACctgttggaaaagaaaacaaagtgattATTGCTGGCTTTTCTAAGCCCGTAACAGAAGTTTATCAGAAACTTAATGATTTTATAGATAGAAACACACACATGGAAAAAGTAATCCTGGCTAAGTCACTGGCGGAAGTGCAGTTTGTAGAGAAGGAAAAATCCAGTGTTTATCTTGAATTGAAGAAGAAAGGTGTGACAGTATGTTTTGACACCAAGACACTGTGTATTTCCCTGAGTGGATCAAGAGCAGAAGTGCCAAAAGCAGTCGCCACATTTGAAAAAATTCTCTCATCCCTTTACTTAAAAAGCGTGCCAATTAATACACCAGGAGCCAGAgtgttcttcactgagagggaaGATTCGTGTGTATTTGAGGCAAAGCAGAAATTTAACTGTTTGATTAGgctggaagaagaacaagaacaacaacaacagatgGGTGAAAAAGTTGTCAACAATGAGCAAAGAAAGCTCTACTACAAGAAAGTGCTGCCAGATGGAGTTGTAGTAGCAGTATATAAGGCTGACTTGTGCACTTATCCTGTTGATGTTGTGGTAAACGCATCTAATGAAGACTTAAAACACATTGGTGGCCTTGCGGAAGCACTGTTCAAAGCGGCTGGTCCAGAGCTGCAACAGGAGTGTGATGAGCTGGTGAGGAGGAACGGGCGTTTGCAGCCTGGGTGCGCAGTTATTCTCGGCGCTGGGAAACTCCCCTGCAAGAATGTCATTCACGCCGTTGGGCCCAGGTGGAGGAAGGATGACCCAGAAAAGTGCGTGTTCTTGTTAAGAAAGACAGTGAAGAAGAGTCTACAACTAGCTGAAACATACAATCATCGTTCCATAGCTCTGCCTGCTATAAGTGGAGGGATTTTTGGCTTTCCACTGGAACTGTGTACGTATTCGATTGTATCCTCCATCAAGGAGACCTTGGAAGAATCCATGGGGGCCAGCAGCTTGAAGGAGGTTCACCTTGTGGATGGTGCGGAAGAAACGGTTCAGGCTCTGAGTGAGACAGTAAAAACAGTGTTCACATCCTCAGTACTGCCAACACCGCATCTGGGAAATGGTAAGCTGAGAgaaagccaggagaagagaaaagaggatcTGCAGATGGTTATGACAAATGAAGGACTGCTCATCCgagtggagaagaaaaacattcaggAGGCCACG ACGGACATTATTGTCAACAGCGTTGGCGTAGATCTGAATTTTGGCACGGGGCCTCTTTGCAAAGCCTTGCTGGCAAAGGCTGGACCAGCACTTGAAGAAGAGTTTGACAAAGAAATAGATAGAGTGTTTGCTGATGAAGGGAGTGTGCTCTGCACCAGTGGATGTGCTCTGGCCTGCAAGTACGTGTTTCATGCCATAGTTCCCTCATGGGATGGATTAACAGGAGAGACCCTGAAg ATTCTAGAAGGTATAATCTACTCCTGcttaaagaaaactgaagaacttGGACTGAATTCAATCACTTTCCCAGCTATTGGAACTGGAGGATTTGGATATCCTAAAACCCTTGTTTCTGAGTTAATGTTTGATAAGGTGTTCGAGTTCAGTAGTAGTCATGCTCGGAAGACTCTCCAGGAAGTTCATTTTCTCCTGAGTCCAAAAGATCTGGATAACATTCAG gTGTTTACCACAGAACTGGAACGTAGGGTAGCTGAAAGTTGCAATGCTGCAGCCCCATGGGCAA GTTTTGTTAGGCCTGTTTCAACTGAAGTATTGGGAGTTCATGAAATGCAGGTCGGTTCCGTTACGCTGCAAGTAATTACTGGAGATATTACCAAGGAGGATACGGAGGTTATTGTAAATGTAACAAATTCAACATTTGATGCCACAACAG GGGTCTTCAGAGCAATTATGGATGCTGCTGGTTCCCAGGTAGAAAAAGAATGTGCTCAATATG CTGGGTTGTCTGAAAACGGCATGGTTATTACACAAGGTGGAAAACTGTTGTGCAAGAAAATCATGCACTTGATTAATGCTAAGAACGTGAAGCTTGAGGTCTCCATTGTGCTTGAAGAGTGTGAGCAAAGGAAGTACAAATCTGTCTCCTTCCCAGCAATTGGAACAG gtCAAGCAGGACAGAGTCCAGCAAAGGTCGCTGATGAGATGTTGGATGCTATAGTGGAATTTGCAAGCAAAACATCAgtacagcatttgaaaaaaatcaaaatcatcaTCTTCGAGACAAATATGCTCAGATACTTTTATGAaagcatgaagaaaaaggaaagttcagATTCATCCATAACAG TATTTTCAGGGAAAACTGACAAGAAAAAGCCCACagttttggagaagaaagttgaTTTAGCCACATTTCAAATTTgtggagaaagtaaaaaaaatgtggATGCAACTGAATTGTGGatcaagaatttaattttaaaggaacagtttgaaaacattatttcagatGAGCTAATTGAAAATTTTGATGAGAGGCAAATTGACACTTTGGCAGATCTCCAGAGAAGAAAGCATGTTACCATTCATCTTGAGAATAAACATTCCCCCCATCACATTAAAATTTCTGGCATTAGCAGGGATGTCTGCTTTGTGTCTGTGGAAGTTCAAAAAATGATTCAAAAAATTAAGGATACTGAAGAAGAACGATCCAAGGCAGAGCTTGTTTATAATCTGGTAGAATGGAGGTATCCAGGAAGTAATGGTAACTTTGTTGCTTTTGATAAACTGACAAATatgcagctggaggatgcccaaATAGCTAAAAAACCACATCTTACTGTCGAAATTAACAAGAAGAACTACAATGTGGATCTGAATACTCTACAGGCTAATGACGACCAAGGAAAAACTATAAACATTCAACGTGTGCCAAAGAATGAAG ATAAGCAGTCAATAATGCTCCCtgcgcagtgggaagacatgaaAGAGGAACGGGTCAAACTGGTGAATCTCAAGCCATCATGTCAGGAATACCTGGAAGTTCAGAACAAATTTAGGAAAACCTGTCCCAACTTTGTCATAGAGAAG ATTGAAAGAATACAAAATCCCTTCCTCTGGCAGAcataccaaataaaaaaaaaatctctctgtaAAAAGAACAAGTATCAAAGTAATGAGAAGTGGCTATTCCACGGAACAGCTGCATCCTCGTTGAGCACGATCAACTACAATGGATTTAATCGTGGGTTTGCTGGAAAGAATG CTGCAGTCATTGGAAATGGAACGTACTTTGCCGTTAATGCAAGTTATTCTGCTCAGAATACTTATTCCAGACCGGATATGAATGGCAGAAGATACATGTACTTGGCTCGGGTCCTCACCGGGCAGTACTGTGCTGGGTGCAAAGGCCTCATCACCCCACCACCGAAAGACCCAGCAGATCCTACTGACCTGTATGACAGCGTGGTTGATGACGTGGATTCTCCAAAAATGTTTGTTATATTTAATGATATTCAGGCCTATCCTGAATACCTTATTACCTTCAGAAAATAG
- the LOC128912654 gene encoding protein mono-ADP-ribosyltransferase PARP14-like isoform X1 has translation MASWGSRAFPLLVRGDWGAAEPSPALRKKLLCYFKSQRRSGGGECELRDAAAPGDLLVCFAQPEGERPRRVKQQVLERQSHQLYLGEKGVLKFIVTEPETALAAEGEAFEEELVPTKTLDSMGNLQTKVEDDAEALQKAESSVPNNELQEEPGSAKSIAEKSAETSPSVVFENIQGCSLKCLSMLLESISGLAVDDDFTVEVIPDINVAVATFIKSIDAEEFVKKCSQNKKVNELKITARLLELTRSIKAENVPASVSAECISVYFQSPQNGGGPVSDVQLFPEKNAAIITFCDHKDLNTVLEKQHLLEQKPISVHPYYHSLGTALYGEGRPTVKMPDPIGVPLDPYVWQFLQKQAKLIQDINQEMAICHCELKWPRIVCANPEIMLCPSSSLSKQKKTKIKLVKTWKQDALAEFSRIMASYIAIKCKVNSVGWKDVKNRLVKDVALIITDISEEMVVIAGSKAAVDSAEKEVRKCMEKPMNQSEKDKESIEIYVSVNPGRYAVMKNAGLEKNIHKECPCLKIVYDDTKKTVQLCGLPVEVYKVKADLLEKVLNMPRTSVTVDPYVFCYLQHVDNKPVSEILFTRKKINAFYELEGDTVLLFGNAAKDLLEAEKQLKTGLQQKCINVEDGEVIKKQHWGSLLAFLRKKYSSPQENVVIDEPVGKENKVIIAGFSKPVTEVYQKLNDFIDRNTHMEKVILAKSLAEVQFVEKEKSSVYLELKKKGVTVCFDTKTLCISLSGSRAEVPKAVATFEKILSSLYLKSVPINTPGARVFFTEREDSCVFEAKQKFNCLIRLEEEQEQQQQMGEKVVNNEQRKLYYKKVLPDGVVVAVYKADLCTYPVDVVVNASNEDLKHIGGLAEALFKAAGPELQQECDELVRRNGRLQPGCAVILGAGKLPCKNVIHAVGPRWRKDDPEKCVFLLRKTVKKSLQLAETYNHRSIALPAISGGIFGFPLELCTYSIVSSIKETLEESMGASSLKEVHLVDGAEETVQALSETVKTVFTSSVLPTPHLGNGKLRESQEKRKEDLQMVMTNEGLLIRVEKKNIQEATTDIIVNSVGVDLNFGTGPLCKALLAKAGPALEEEFDKEIDRVFADEGSVLCTSGCALACKYVFHAIVPSWDGLTGETLKILEGIIYSCLKKTEELGLNSITFPAIGTGGFGYPKTLVSELMFDKVFEFSSSHARKTLQEVHFLLSPKDLDNIQVFTTELERRVAESCNAAAPWASFVRPVSTEVLGVHEMQVGSVTLQVITGDITKEDTEVIVNVTNSTFDATTGVFRAIMDAAGSQVEKECAQYAGLSENGMVITQGGKLLCKKIMHLINAKNVKLEVSIVLEECEQRKYKSVSFPAIGTGQAGQSPAKVADEMLDAIVEFASKTSVQHLKKIKIIIFETNMLRYFYESMKKKESSDSSITVFSGKTDKKKPTVLEKKVDLATFQICGESKKNVDATELWIKNLILKEQFENIISDELIENFDERQIDTLADLQRRKHVTIHLENKHSPHHIKISGISRDVCFVSVEVQKMIQKIKDTEEERSKAELVYNLVEWRYPGSNGNFVAFDKLTNMQLEDAQIAKKPHLTVEINKKNYNVDLNTLQANDDQGKTINIQRVPKNEDKQSIMLPAQWEDMKEERVKLVNLKPSCQEYLEVQNKFRKTCPNFVIEKIERIQNPFLWQTYQIKKKSLCKKNKYQSNEKWLFHGTAASSLSTINYNGFNRGFAGKNAAVIGNGTYFAVNASYSAQNTYSRPDMNGRRYMYLARVLTGQYCAGCKGLITPPPKDPADPTDLYDSVVDDVDSPKMFVIFNDIQAYPEYLITFRK, from the exons ATGGCCAGCTGGGGGTCGCGCGCCTTCCCGCTGCTGGTGCGGGGCGACTGGGGCGCCGCCGAGCCCTCGCCCGCCCTGAGGAAGAAGCTGCTCTGCTACTTCAAGAGCCAGCGGCGCTCGGGCGGCGGCGAGTGCGAGCTGAGGgacgccgccgcccccggggacCTCCTCGTCTGCTTTGCCCAGCCCGAGGGTGAGCGGCCGCGGCGGG tgAAGCAACAAGTTCTTGAGAGACAGTCTCATCAGCTGTATTTGGGAGAAAAAGGAGTATTGAAGTTTATTGTCACAGAGCCTGAAACAGCACTGGCTGCTGAAGGGGAGGCATTTGAAGAGGAATTAGTTCCCACAAAG actCTGGATTCCATGGGCAACCTTCAAACAAAAG TTGAAGATGATGCAGAAGCCTTGCAGAAAGCAGAGAGTTCTGTTCCGAACAATGAACTCCAGGAGGAACCTGGCTCTGCGAAGAGCATTGCAGAAAAGTCCGCAGAGACCTCGCCTTCGGTGGTGTTTGAAAACATACAAGGATGCAGTCTAAAATGCTTAAGTATGCTGTTGGAAAGCATCAGCGGCCTGGCAGTAGATGATGACTTCACTGTGGAAGTGATACCTGATATAAATGTTGCTGTAGCTACCTTTATAAAAAGTATCG ACGCTGAAGAATTTGTCAAGAAGTGCTCACAAAACAAGAAAGTTAACGAATTGAAAATAACTGCCAGGCTTCTTGAATTGACCCGGAGCATCAAGGCTGAAAATGTACCGGCTAGCGTTTCCGCAGAGTGCATCTCAGTTTACTTTCAGAGTCCACAGAATGGAGGGGGGCCCGTGTCAGATGTCCAGCTCTTCCCTGAGAAGAACGCGGCCATCATTACTTTCTGTGATCACAAAG ATCTAAACACTGTcttggaaaagcagcatttactGGAACAGAAACCAATTTCTGTGCATCCATATTACCACTCCCTGGGAACAGCTCTCTATGGAGAAGGAAGACCAACTGTCAAGATGCCAGACCCCATTGGGGTGCCACTGGATCCGTATGTCTGGCAGTTTTTACAAAAGCAGGCTAAACTGATCCAAGACATAAACCAGGAAATGGCAATTTGCCATTGTGAGCTAAAATGGCCCCGGATAGTCTGTGCTAACCCAGAAATTATGTTGTGCCCATCATCATCTCTctccaagcagaaaaaaacaaagattaAGTTGGTCAAGACATGGAAGCAAGATGCTTTGGCTGAGTTCTCGCGTATCATGGCATCTTACATAGCTATCAAATGTAAAGTAAATTCAGTGGGTTGGAAAGATGTGAAAAACAGATTGGTGAAAGATGTTGCTTTGATCATAACTGATATTTCTGAGGAGATGGTGGTGATTgcaggcagcaaagcagcagtggACAGTGCAGAGAAGGAGGTGAGGAAATGCATGGAAAAACCCATGAATCAAAGCGAGAAGGATAAAGAAAGCATAGAAATTTATGTGTCTGTGAACCCAGGGAGGTATGCTGTTATGAAGAATGCTGGGCTAGAAAAGAATATTCACAAAGAATGTCCGTGCTTAAAGATTGTTTACGATGACACAAAAAAAACTGTTCAGTTGTGTGGATTACCTGTGGAAGTATATAAAGTCAAAGCTGACTTATTAGAAAAGGTATTAAATATGCCACGCACATCAGTCACCGTTGATCCTTATGTTTTCTGCTATCTACAGCATGTAGATAATAAACCAGTGTCGGAGATATTattcactaggaaaaaaattaatgctttttatGAGCTTGAGGGTGATACTGTGTTGCTATTTGGAAATGCTGCCAAAGATCttttagaagcagaaaagcaaCTAAAGACAGGCTTACAGCAAAAGTGCATCAACGTGGAGGATGGTGAGGTCATTAAAAAGCAGCACTGGGGTAGTCTTCTTGCCTTCTTGCGTAAGAAGTACAGTTCTCCACAGGAAAATGTAGTCATTGATGAACctgttggaaaagaaaacaaagtgattATTGCTGGCTTTTCTAAGCCCGTAACAGAAGTTTATCAGAAACTTAATGATTTTATAGATAGAAACACACACATGGAAAAAGTAATCCTGGCTAAGTCACTGGCGGAAGTGCAGTTTGTAGAGAAGGAAAAATCCAGTGTTTATCTTGAATTGAAGAAGAAAGGTGTGACAGTATGTTTTGACACCAAGACACTGTGTATTTCCCTGAGTGGATCAAGAGCAGAAGTGCCAAAAGCAGTCGCCACATTTGAAAAAATTCTCTCATCCCTTTACTTAAAAAGCGTGCCAATTAATACACCAGGAGCCAGAgtgttcttcactgagagggaaGATTCGTGTGTATTTGAGGCAAAGCAGAAATTTAACTGTTTGATTAGgctggaagaagaacaagaacaacaacaacagatgGGTGAAAAAGTTGTCAACAATGAGCAAAGAAAGCTCTACTACAAGAAAGTGCTGCCAGATGGAGTTGTAGTAGCAGTATATAAGGCTGACTTGTGCACTTATCCTGTTGATGTTGTGGTAAACGCATCTAATGAAGACTTAAAACACATTGGTGGCCTTGCGGAAGCACTGTTCAAAGCGGCTGGTCCAGAGCTGCAACAGGAGTGTGATGAGCTGGTGAGGAGGAACGGGCGTTTGCAGCCTGGGTGCGCAGTTATTCTCGGCGCTGGGAAACTCCCCTGCAAGAATGTCATTCACGCCGTTGGGCCCAGGTGGAGGAAGGATGACCCAGAAAAGTGCGTGTTCTTGTTAAGAAAGACAGTGAAGAAGAGTCTACAACTAGCTGAAACATACAATCATCGTTCCATAGCTCTGCCTGCTATAAGTGGAGGGATTTTTGGCTTTCCACTGGAACTGTGTACGTATTCGATTGTATCCTCCATCAAGGAGACCTTGGAAGAATCCATGGGGGCCAGCAGCTTGAAGGAGGTTCACCTTGTGGATGGTGCGGAAGAAACGGTTCAGGCTCTGAGTGAGACAGTAAAAACAGTGTTCACATCCTCAGTACTGCCAACACCGCATCTGGGAAATGGTAAGCTGAGAgaaagccaggagaagagaaaagaggatcTGCAGATGGTTATGACAAATGAAGGACTGCTCATCCgagtggagaagaaaaacattcaggAGGCCACG ACGGACATTATTGTCAACAGCGTTGGCGTAGATCTGAATTTTGGCACGGGGCCTCTTTGCAAAGCCTTGCTGGCAAAGGCTGGACCAGCACTTGAAGAAGAGTTTGACAAAGAAATAGATAGAGTGTTTGCTGATGAAGGGAGTGTGCTCTGCACCAGTGGATGTGCTCTGGCCTGCAAGTACGTGTTTCATGCCATAGTTCCCTCATGGGATGGATTAACAGGAGAGACCCTGAAg ATTCTAGAAGGTATAATCTACTCCTGcttaaagaaaactgaagaacttGGACTGAATTCAATCACTTTCCCAGCTATTGGAACTGGAGGATTTGGATATCCTAAAACCCTTGTTTCTGAGTTAATGTTTGATAAGGTGTTCGAGTTCAGTAGTAGTCATGCTCGGAAGACTCTCCAGGAAGTTCATTTTCTCCTGAGTCCAAAAGATCTGGATAACATTCAG gTGTTTACCACAGAACTGGAACGTAGGGTAGCTGAAAGTTGCAATGCTGCAGCCCCATGGGCAA GTTTTGTTAGGCCTGTTTCAACTGAAGTATTGGGAGTTCATGAAATGCAGGTCGGTTCCGTTACGCTGCAAGTAATTACTGGAGATATTACCAAGGAGGATACGGAGGTTATTGTAAATGTAACAAATTCAACATTTGATGCCACAACAG GGGTCTTCAGAGCAATTATGGATGCTGCTGGTTCCCAGGTAGAAAAAGAATGTGCTCAATATG CTGGGTTGTCTGAAAACGGCATGGTTATTACACAAGGTGGAAAACTGTTGTGCAAGAAAATCATGCACTTGATTAATGCTAAGAACGTGAAGCTTGAGGTCTCCATTGTGCTTGAAGAGTGTGAGCAAAGGAAGTACAAATCTGTCTCCTTCCCAGCAATTGGAACAG gtCAAGCAGGACAGAGTCCAGCAAAGGTCGCTGATGAGATGTTGGATGCTATAGTGGAATTTGCAAGCAAAACATCAgtacagcatttgaaaaaaatcaaaatcatcaTCTTCGAGACAAATATGCTCAGATACTTTTATGAaagcatgaagaaaaaggaaagttcagATTCATCCATAACAG TATTTTCAGGGAAAACTGACAAGAAAAAGCCCACagttttggagaagaaagttgaTTTAGCCACATTTCAAATTTgtggagaaagtaaaaaaaatgtggATGCAACTGAATTGTGGatcaagaatttaattttaaaggaacagtttgaaaacattatttcagatGAGCTAATTGAAAATTTTGATGAGAGGCAAATTGACACTTTGGCAGATCTCCAGAGAAGAAAGCATGTTACCATTCATCTTGAGAATAAACATTCCCCCCATCACATTAAAATTTCTGGCATTAGCAGGGATGTCTGCTTTGTGTCTGTGGAAGTTCAAAAAATGATTCAAAAAATTAAGGATACTGAAGAAGAACGATCCAAGGCAGAGCTTGTTTATAATCTGGTAGAATGGAGGTATCCAGGAAGTAATGGTAACTTTGTTGCTTTTGATAAACTGACAAATatgcagctggaggatgcccaaATAGCTAAAAAACCACATCTTACTGTCGAAATTAACAAGAAGAACTACAATGTGGATCTGAATACTCTACAGGCTAATGACGACCAAGGAAAAACTATAAACATTCAACGTGTGCCAAAGAATGAAG ATAAGCAGTCAATAATGCTCCCtgcgcagtgggaagacatgaaAGAGGAACGGGTCAAACTGGTGAATCTCAAGCCATCATGTCAGGAATACCTGGAAGTTCAGAACAAATTTAGGAAAACCTGTCCCAACTTTGTCATAGAGAAG ATTGAAAGAATACAAAATCCCTTCCTCTGGCAGAcataccaaataaaaaaaaaatctctctgtaAAAAGAACAAGTATCAAAGTAATGAGAAGTGGCTATTCCACGGAACAGCTGCATCCTCGTTGAGCACGATCAACTACAATGGATTTAATCGTGGGTTTGCTGGAAAGAATG CTGCAGTCATTGGAAATGGAACGTACTTTGCCGTTAATGCAAGTTATTCTGCTCAGAATACTTATTCCAGACCGGATATGAATGGCAGAAGATACATGTACTTGGCTCGGGTCCTCACCGGGCAGTACTGTGCTGGGTGCAAAGGCCTCATCACCCCACCACCGAAAGACCCAGCAGATCCTACTGACCTGTATGACAGCGTGGTTGATGACGTGGATTCTCCAAAAATGTTTGTTATATTTAATGATATTCAGGCCTATCCTGAATACCTTATTACCTTCAGAAAATAG